In Fimbriimonadaceae bacterium, the genomic window GCTTTCCGGTGGACCAGCGCTTGGAGGAGCTCAGCTTGGCCCAGCGCCAGATGGTTGGTATCGCCAAGGCGATCAGCCGTCAATGCCGGGTTTTGATTCTCGACGAGCCCACGGCCTCGCTTTCGTCGCGCGAAGCCGCCTCGCTGTTCGCCGTCATCAGACGGTTGCAGGCGAAGGGGGTCGCGATCGTCTACGTCAGCCATCGGCTCGACGAAGTTTTCGAGCTCGCCGACCAGATCAGCGTCCTTCGAGATGGACGTCTGGTGGAAACCCGACCGGCCACGGAATGGACGCCCGAGGGCGTGATCCGCGCCATGGTGGGCCGGGAAGTCGAAATCGGGCAGCACACGAGCAAGGGCTTGGGCGACGTGCGGTTCGAAGCCCAAGGTCTCACGCGGCACGGCGCCTTCCGCGACGTCTCTTTCGCCGTTCGCAGTGGAGAGATTGTTGGCCTTGCCGGCCTGATCGGGGCGGGCCGGAGCGAGCTGGCGCGGGCGATTATGGCAATAGAGCCTGCCGACGCTGGAACCTGCCTGCTCGATGGCTCGCCGCTGCCGCAGAACGACCCGGCCTCGGTCATGCGGCGCGGAGTCGCTTACGTTCCGGAGGATCGGCAACACGAGGGTCTCCACCTTCCCCTGCCGATTGCCCTGAACGCGGCGATGGCGGGCAGCACGCTTCGACCGGCCTTGGCTACGGTTGGGGGCGAAACCGACAACGCGATCGAAGTCGTGCGGCGGTGGGGGGTGAAGGCCGCTTCCGTCTCCGACCGCGCCGACTCGCTCTCCGGTGGCAACCAACAGAAGCTGCTGCTTGGAAAGTGGCTGGCGACGTCTCCGCGGTTCCTGATCTTGGACGAGCCCACGCGAGGGGTTGATGTCGCCGCCAAGGCGGACATTCACCGCGAGATCAGGAACCTCGCTGACACCGGCATCGGCATCCTGCTCATCTCTTCGGAACTGAACGAAGTCCTGTCGCTTGCCGACCGGGTGATCGTCATGCGGCAAGGCTCCCTGGCGGGCGAGGTACCGGCGGCGGCAGAGTCGAAGGAAGCGGCCATGGAGCTTGCCTTGCCGAAGGAGGACGTGGCCGCCCTGGCCACCGGTGGCCGCAAGCCGTACCGGACGGAGCTGTTTGTCGGTGGGCTGCTCGCCGTCATCCTCGCGATCGCTGCCATCGTCAACGCTGCTTTCGCCTCGCTCGACAACCTCCGCGATCTTGCCACCCGGCTCGGACCGGTCTGGATCGTGGCAACCGCTATGGCGCTGGTCATCATGACCCGGGAAATCGACATCTCGGTCGGCGCGGCGATGGGGTTTTGCGCAGCGATGCTCGGCGTCGCCGTCTCGCCGGACCGGTGGGGGCTTTCTCCCCCGGCGGCGATTACCCTGTGCCTTGCCGTGGGCATGGCGATCGGGCTCGTCAACGGTCTGCTGGTCGCGGTGGCGAAGGTTCCTTCGATCATCGTCACGCTCGGTACGGCGACCCTGCTCCAAGGGCTGACCGAGCTTGCGATGGGGGGGAAGTGGATCACCGATCTGCCCGCCGCCCTTCGGTCTTTTGGGGCCGGCGCCACCCTTGGCATCCCCAACGTGGTTCTAATGGCGGTGGCGACTAGCATCGCCGGGTGGTGGGCGCTTAACCGGATGCCGATCGGACGGAGGCTTCTCGCTCTCGGCGGGAACCCCGATGCGGCACGTCTCGCCGGCATTCCGTCGAACCGCCTCAAGATTGGCGTGTTCGCCGCCGCCGGTCTGGCGGCAGGAGTCGCTGCCCTGTTCGGCGCCACCCAGCTGCAGGTTATCGAGTCCGGGTTCGGCCGGGGGTTCGAGCTAACGGTGATCGCCGCCGTCGTTGTCGGCGGAACCTCCATCCGCGGCGGACGCGGATCCATCGGCGGCGTGTGGCTTGGGGCGGCGTTGCTCGGCGCGCTGTCGACGGTCCTCATCTTCCTGAAGCTTGGCGACACCGCCGTCTATTGGGAGCGAGCCATTCAGGGAGCCGTCATCCTCGCTGCGGTCGCCATGGACTTCCGGCAGCGAAGGGCGGGAGCGGCGTGAGCAAGGGCTGGACCCACCGGGACACCGGGCTGGCGATTCTGCTCGTCGGACTGCTCCTCTATGCCCGTTCCGTGGAGCCGAACTTCGTCACGCTTCGGACCCAAACGCTGCTTGCCGGCCACATCTGGGAACTGGCGCTGATCTGCCTGCCGATGCTCCTGATCATCGTGACGGGCGGCATCGACCTCTCGGTGGGGGCGATGGTCGCGCTGGCCGCTGTCACCCTCGGGCTGCTTCATGAGCGCGGCCTTCCCGTTGCCGTGGCGTGCGCTGCGGCCGTGGTGGCCGGCGGGCTGATGGGCTGGATCAATGGCAGGCTGATCGGAGGATTGCGCGTGCACCCGCTGATCGTCACCCTCGCGACGATGGCCGCCTTCAGGGGCGTCGCCGAGGGACTCAGCCGGGCCAGAGCGATCAGCGGCTATCCCGACGGCTTCCTGCGGATGTCGACCAAGACCTTTCTGGGCCTCACCGGTCCAGGCTGGCTCTTCGTCGCCATCCTCATTCTTGCAGGCTACGTCCTGACGAGATCCGTCATGGGCAGATGGCTGATCGCGCTCGGCACCGAGGAACGCGCCACCCGATTCTCCGGAATTCCCGTCGACCGCCTGAAGACCTGGCTGTACACCGCATGCGGCGCGGTCTGCGGTCTCGCCGCGATCATTCTCGTTTCCCGCAACAACACGGCCAAGGCCGACCTCGCCGTCGGTATGGAGCTCGAGGCGATCACGGTCGTCGTGCTCGGTGGGGCCAACATCAACGGAGGCTCTGGCTCTATCGCGGGCACCGTCTTGGCCCTGTTCCTCGTGCATTTGACTCGCGAGTTCGTCAGCTGGCATTGGAAGCAGAGCGAGATCATCCTCATCGTGATGGGGGCCTTGCTCCTCGGCTCGGTCGCCTTCCAGCGACTCATCGAATCCAGAAATCGGGTAGCTTCGGCAAAAGCCGGCGGCACCACCCATGCTTAAGTTCACCACTCTCTTTCTCTTGGCGATCGCCCTCATCGGTTGCGGCGACACGAGTGCCTCGACTACCGACCCGTCCACCGGGACGAAAACGGCGACAACCGTTGCGCCCGGCAAGAAAATCACGGTCTGCATGCTGCCGAAGAAGAAGGGAGTTCCCTACTTCACGAGCTGCTCGGAAGGCGCGATGGAAGCGGCGAAGGAGCTTGGCAACGTCGAGCTGATCTATGACGGGCCGACCAGCGGCGATGCCGCCGACGCCGTGAAGTTCATCGACCAATGGATGGCCCAGGGGGTGGACGTGATCGCGGTATCGCCGAACGATCCGGCCGTTCTCGGTCCGGCCATGAAGCGCGCGCGCGATGCCGGGATCAAGGTCATCACGTGGGACGCCGATGCCGCCGCCGACACCCGTGAATTCATGGTGAACCAGGCCACCGCGCAGGACATCGGCTATGCGCTCGTCGACACGATGGCCAAGAACCTGGGTGGCGACACCGCTGCCGGCGAGGTCGCGATCGTTACCGCCGCTCTGACCGCCGCCAACCAGAACGAGTGGATGAAGCACATGAACGAGCGGCTGACCACGAAGTATCCGGGGCTGAAGCTCGTGGCGACCAAGCCCAGCAACGAAGACCAGAAGCTCGCCTTCAGCGTCTCCCAGGACTTGATGAAGGCGTATCCCGGGCTCAAGGGGATCTTCGCGATCTCTTCGGTAGCCTTCCCCGGCGCGGCCGAAGCGATCAAGCAGGCGGGCAAATCGGGCCAGGTCCAGGTAACCGGCCTGGCCACGCCCAACGACATGCGCTCGTTCGTCGAGGACGGCGTGGTGGAGTCGGTGGTGCTCTGGAACACCAAGGACCTTGGCTACCTGACCGTTTATGCCGCCCGCGCCCTCGTCGATGGCGATTTGAAGGCGGGAACGACGTCGCTGAAGGCGGGCCGTTTGGGCGACAAGCAGGTCGCCGGCGACAACGTCCTTCTCGGCGGCATCATGGTCTTCGACAAGTCGAACATCGCGCAGCACAACTTCTAAGCAGGTCGGCGGTCGTCTGATCCGGTCGTGGCCGAGTCCGCGTCGGAGGGTGATTCCGGACGAGCAGACGAGGCCTGATCTAGAGCAGATGAGGCCTGATCCAGAGCAAATGAGGCCTGATCCAGAGCAGATGAGGCCTGATCTAGGGCAGACGAGGCCTGATCCAGAGCAGATGGGGCCTGATCCAGAGCAGATGAGGCCTGATCCAGAGCAGATGGGGCCTGATCCAGAGCAGATGAGGCCTGATCTAGAGCAGATGAGGCCTGATCTGCTTTAGAATTACTGCGCAATAATGTTGCAGACACGTTCAAAAGCGGTACAAGCGTCTACAATTCCCCCCTCCTTGTTCCATTCCGATGGCATGAGGAGGGAGTTAGGGGGTGGAGCTCCTGAGGGCTGCGAAGCACGAAGAAATCTGACGCAATCGTGGCGAACACGAGATTCGCAGTCCCGAGAAGCTAGAAGAACTCTTCGAGACGAACGGCTGCTTGGCGACGCGCATCGGTCGACTGGTCAAGGAAGTCTGCACATAACTCCACTCCGCGCCGATCGCCAACCGATTCGTAACGCGCCTTGGCCCGCTTGATGGCGGCCTCAGCATCCGGCTGCCGACCAGCCGTCCGATGCACAGAAGCGATCTGCATCAACGTCGCCGCCTGCCACCGCGGATGCCCTTGCCGCGACCAATACGCCAGACAATCTTCCAATTCGCGAAGGGCTAAATCGAAGTTGCCTTCATCTCGCGCCAAGAGCGCGCGCAACGCCCTTATGTCGACGTGAATCGCCTCTTGCGGTTTGTCTTTCAGGGTTCGACTGGCGACGTCGTACCATCGGCGGCTTTCCGCCAAGTCGCTCTGTACTGCCGCAACAGAACCCAACCCGCGCGCGGCCATGGCGACGCCGCTAGGGGCGAGGGTTTTGCGGAACCCTTCGATGCTTTTGAGGAGGTGCTCCTCGGCGTCATCAAGGCGGCCTAGTCGGGCTTCGGCGACACCCAGGTTTTCAAAGAGGAACGCCCGGGCATTCTCCTGGTTGTACGGCGCGGCAATCGAGAGGGCTTCCTTGAAGCAGTCCACTGCTTTGGCAAGGTCGCCCTGTGCGGCATGGATCTGGCCCTGGAGGCCGATAGACTCCACCATCGCGTTCGCGTCCCAATCAGCCCTGGACATTTCAACCGCTTGTTGGATGTAGCGTCGGGCGGAGACGTAGTTGGCACCGTTGTAGGCGGCACGCGCCTTCGCAAGGGTGGCATACCGGTTCACGCGAGCCGATTCGTGCACACTTCGCGACCCTTGGATCGCCAAGCCGACGACGACAACGACTAAGAGCGTAGCCAGAACGAACCAGGGGCGATTCCGGGAAGGGGTGGATGGGATGGGCGCCGCGAGTCCATCGGCGACCTCGGCTCCCTCTTTGTGCAACGGCTCGCAGTACCTATCCTCCCATCGGAGTCCCACATGCTTGAAGGCCGCCACCAAAACCGTCCGATCGTTTCCCTCCTGACGAGTGATCCTGTCCAGGGTGCTGATGCTGACGCCGAGCATGCCGGCCTTACGCGGCCGGGAAAGGCGACCTTCCAGCCCCATCGACTCCCACTCTTTGAGGCAGCGCAAATTGAGCTTTTCGAGAGCCTCATCGGTCAGGCGTACCGCCCGTTGGCGCCGATTGTTGCCATTTCCCATCGACATCGACACCTTCATTTTACGACGGCGATTCGAACTTGTTTGGCATGGTCCACCACGAATGTGGCTTATCTCACCCTATCTCAAACGCTGCCGGCTGTGATCCGTGTTACAACCTATCGTGTTCGGTACGGGCACCATGATCTCCATGAAGAACCTCGCTCGATTAGCTTTGACGATGACGCTGGTCCTCACGCTGGCGTTTGTCTCAGAAACGAGGGGTCAAAGCGCCCCATTTAGGCCTTCCGCAACCGAGTCCGCCACGTGCTCCGCCTGTTACGGTTCGGGAAAGGGTATCTGCGGCATGTGCAACGGGACGGGTAAGGGGAACTGCTTGGAGTGCGTACTGCCCCCTCCCTATGGGGTGTGCAAGGCATGCCGTGGCACCAAGCAAGTGCCTTGCGTGCTGTGTGGAGCCAATGGTGCATCGTGCAGTGTCTGCGGTGGTTCGGGCCGAAGAATCCGCCGGTACACGGACGATGAAATCGAGAATCAGCGCCGATCGTGGCGATCGGGTGTTTTTTGGTCGGCTGAGAAAGCCCTGCAAGACGGCAAACCCAAGCTCGCCCTTGCCGAATACAAACTCCTCTTGGCGGAATTCCCCAGCGATCCCAGGGCAATGAATGGTAGTGGCCTGGCGTATTGGCACCTTGGCAACCGCAAACAGGCTAGGAAGATTTGGCAGGGCATGCTGCAGAGCGATCCGAAAGGCATCCTGGCGCCGGTTAACCTCGCCTGGGCCGACATCCAAGAACGCAAGAGCAAGTCGGCAATTCCCTATCTCCAGCGGGCCCTGAAGATCGCTCCGAACGATGGCGACGACCTCTACTGGCTGGCCTTCGCCTATACCGACCTCAAGCAAGCCGAGCAAGCCTGCAAGGCTCTGCGCCGCTATATCTATGACGCGGATGGCGATGGGCGCTTTGTCTGCTTCAAGCCCGACTTTGACCGAATCCGCAAGACCGAATCCTTCCGCAAACTGATGGCCGATAGTTTCGGTGTCGCCTATCGCAATGGTCGGGACTACGTAGCTTGCCGCGACTGTGACGGCTACGGCTTGGTGGGCGTACTGGCTCGCCAAGTTTGCAACCCCTGCGGCGGCAAGGGAGTGGTCGCGAAATAGGTAGCGCGCCTAGCATATGGCCCATCTAGAAACCAATCTTATGACTAACAACCTTATGAACGCAATTCAAAACCGTCGCTTAGCCGCCAACGAATCCACAACGAACAGCTGTCACCGGAGCGCCCTTCCGCGCATAGCCCTCCTGTCCCTTTTCTCGGTTGTGGTACTCGGCATACCGGTGTTCACCCATGGCCAGGCTGGCCCTCCTGCGGTCATGTGGGAATTCGAGCGTGTATACATCGTAGACCACAATACGATCAACACTACGGTCTTTGATAAGGGCTATCCTGCTGCCTTCAGAATCGATCTAGGGTCCGAGGTGCAATGGTCGAATTCTGGGGTGAGTGAGAACAGAATCTTCTTCGAGGGTGCGTCTCTATCCGGGGGCTCGATTGGAGGACGTCTCGTCCTTGACGGGCTCGGTCGCGGGTTTCACTGGGTAAAACCCGGCAGATTCAACTATTGGTCAGGGGGCACCGTAGGCTCAGCGAACTATCTCTATGTCCGACTGAACCCCGATGGCTCCCCCCCACCATTCCGCCTGGTAGGAGAAATCTCATCGGTGCTAATCGCTTCCGCAACGGAGTACCACAGTGCCGTAGCCCATGGCCCTGCACTTGATGGACACGGCGAGGCATTGCAGCCCGGAGGCGTACCTTCCGATACCTACACGATCGAGGTTGACATTTCCGATCCGAGTCGGTTGCGGGGGGCGTACTCCTTCTCCGAATATCCTGGTGCGCAATATGCCCGGCTTGCCCTGCAAGGACTTGTCGCGGACACGGAGGTTGCCAAGGGATATCCTCCCGGTGGAACGTCCGCGAGCGCCCTTGCGATGTTCTCTTGCGACCTGGAAGCATACATCGATGAAGGAGACAAGCCTGTTGCAAAGATTGCGGAAACCCCCAATGGTTCGGTGACCGTTCTGCCTTCCCAGATCCAGCCGTCGGTCGAACTCACATCAGCATCCTATGACCCGGATAACCCTGGAACCGAGGTTGACCGGGGAATCATCGATTGGGAGTGGCGGATCGAGCGGCCGGATGGCTCTGAAGTGATACAAGAGGGTCCGCGGGTTACAGCTGCTTGGGACAAGGAAGGCGTTTACGAGGTAGAGCTAATGGTCACCGATGATGAGGGAATGATCGACGTCGTTACCGGCCAAGTGATAGTTATTGGTCCGACTCCCCGCATCGTCTCTTACGAGTACAACGCCTTCGAGTCGTTGCTGGCAGACAAGTTAGTGATCGAATATCGACTCGAGTTAAGAACCGACGACGGCCGGAGTTTTGATAAGTTTCTTTCTCTGATCGATCTAGCCGAAGAACTACAGTGGCGGGAGCATCCTCCCTTGCCCTGGAATCAGTATCCGGGACACAAGTGGCGAGATATTCTGCTCGATATGGGGGAACCCGAGGAGTTCTTGTTTGGCGGATGGGGATTCCTCGATGGTCACGGACTTTGGAATCACCTGTCGCCGGAGTTCGACTACTCGGCCGAGGCCGTAAGGGACGAGGTTATCCTAACCCAGCAGTATGTCTACCGAGCTCCTTGGACTGTTGTCGAGCGAGAGGCCAATGAGATAGGGATCTATCCCCACGTTGAAAACGGGGGACCATTCGAGATCAAACATGAACTCTTACGGTTTTATGAGGTTCAGGTGCCGAAGTTCAAGTCGCTGTCTCATTGGGTTCTCAGGGTCTCAAAGCATTCGCCTTCCTGGTACCACCTCTATGCAACGGATTTCCCAAGGTAGACAACCAAGAGGAGCAAAGCCCTGTAGGTGCGCAATTCCCGGTTCGCGGCGAAGCGTTCATGTGGTTTGCACGATCGCTCAACCCACCACCAACACCGACACGACTCCTGTCAGATTCCTCGTCGGGCGAAGACGCCCTCGCTCGGAATGACGAACCACGACCCCAAACCCCGCTCCGTCATTCCGAACGCCGTCCGCGGCGGAGGAATCTGACCGCAATCGGGCCTTGATCGCGGTTTGCCCCGGCTCCGGGAACCCGATATCCGGTATTCCTACTGTTCCCCGCTAGCCGCATATCCTGGCGAAGCTTCGAACAGCCGTAGCTGTTCATAGACCTGCCCTCCGGCCACCGAGTAGCTCCGGTCGGGCAGGAGATCGTCCAGCACCCCACCCAGGCGATTCACCGTCTCCACGATCTGCGGCACGCAGTACGACGCCATCCGTTCCCGTACTTCCATCCCGTTGAAACGCAGAACATGCCAGCCCAGCGACGCCAGCGCGTTGTTGCGACGGTTGTCCTCAGGAATGCGGACCGGGTCGGCGTGCCAGCTATCGCCATCGGCCTCGATCGCGAGTCGGCCCTTCTGACAAAAGACCGCGAAATCCAGCGCGTAGAGATCGTCATCGTGGGCGACGAAAAATTGCCGCTCCGCCGGCAGGCGGATTCGCTTCATCTCTTGCCAGAGCGCGTCTTCCAAGGGGCTGTCATCGAAGAGGTCATTGATCTCTGCCGCAACTTCCAATTTGTAAAGGGTCGTGGGGACGAACACGATGCGCCGCCACGCCCGGCTGACGATCGGGTGCGGCAGCGTTTCGAGGCTTTCCAGGATGATCTGGTGATAGGTGCGGTGGCTCTTGGCCGAGGGCGGCTCGCCGGGGAAGAGCTCGGCGCGCGTGCGAGTTCGAATCTCCGCCACTCGCCCGAAGCGATGGATCGCATAGGCGTGCTCGCCGAAGACCTTGGTTTGGTAGAAGGCCATCCATTGCGGCGGCCACCGGCGGGGGGCAGTGTGGATCGGGATGCGGTACCACAGCTCGTCGTTGAGGACTTGCCAATCCCGCAGATTGTTAACCAGCGCCACCAACACCTCACCCCGCTCCGGGGCGCCGGAGGTTGGTTCTGGATGGTCGTGCGAGCCGCTCACCACATCCGGCGTCATACCCGACTTTGTGATGCCCAGGAGCGCGGAGCCGCGCTCCGCATTCGGGACCGCGGGCCCATGGCCCGCCAATGATCAGGCCCAGCGGGCCGCTTCGCCCTGGGAATGCCGCCACCCACGAAGAACCCTGAAGGGCCGCAACTCCTGGCCTATTGGCTCCCTACCCCAAACCCGAAACCCGAAACCCGAGACCCCAAACCCGCTCCATGCGGTCCTACCCTAGTTCCGGCGCCAGTTCGCGCCACTTGGGCTCGTCGACCGGCAGCAGTTCCGACCAGAGCCGCTCAAGGTCGTCATTGTTCCACTGGTCGGCGGGAACGACGCTCATGAGGGCCAGGACGACCAGCCGCTGCCGTTGGATCGGCTCCATTTGGCGGGCCTTCAGCGATTCGTGCATCCAGGTCGCGCCGATGAGCGCATACAGGGTGCGAAACGCCCGGCGGCGGCGCTCGACCGGCTCGGATTCCGCGCGGAAAAAGATCCGGCTCTCTTCGGGGAATTCGTCGCGCGCGTACTTCACGCCCAGCCAGAGAACCGCCTGGTCGGCAGTGGTGAACGGCATCTGCCCCGTATCCGGATCGGGCGGAGTCGGCACCAGCGCTTCAGCCTGCACCATCATCTCGAAGGCGGCGTCGGGATTGCCTTGAAAGTGTTGCCCGATGAGCGCCATGGCCACCTGGCGCTGGAGCTGACGCAGAGCGTCGTCTGAAGTCGGCCCCTCTTCGATCGGCCAGCCGAGCGTGGCGAGCTCTGCCGGCTTGCAGCCCTCGATAACGGATTCGAACAGACGGTCGAAGGCGGTCCAGCGCGCCTTCGAGTCGGCGTTATGATCGCAGGCGACGGCCGTATCGCGCGGCATCAAGTTCCGCACCGACCCCACTCGCCGCATGAGAACGTCCATTACCGCGTTGTTGTCCCCAGCCATGACTGCATGTTAGCCGACGGCATCGCGCCAAAGCCAGAACCGCGCTCATCCCGCTCGGATCAAAGGCTCCTTCGGTTATGGGAGTGATCCCGAGACCCGAGACCCGAGACCCGAACCCCGACCCGCGCACCATCTCCACCGCCCGACTCATGGCCGGGAGCATACACGCTGGTTCGCCGGAGAAATGGCGGGCAGCTAGGTGAGCTCTGCCGACGAATTGATCATCGCCCAGCACAACTTCTAAGCAGGTCGGCGGTCGCCTGATCCGGTCGTGGCCGAATCACCCTCGCCCGGCGGACTAGCAAACGAGGCCTGGAAAACTGCTTTCCACGTCTGGTCCAATGCAAACCGGGCCTGGAAAACTACTTTCCGCGCCTGGTCCAGAGCAAACCGGGCCTGGAAAACTATTTTCCGCGCCTGGTCCAGAGCAAACCGGGCCTGGAAAACGTTTTTCCACGTCTGGTCCAGAGCAAACCGGGCCTGGAAAACTATTTTCCACGCCTGGAAAATGATTTTCTCACCGCGCAATAATGTTGCAGACACGTTCAAAAGCGGTACAGGCGTCTACAGTTTCCCCTTTCTTGTGCCCTGTGCGGTGGGAGAGAGGCTCGCGGGGGGATCGGATCAAAGGCTCCTTCCCTCTCGCGGGGAAGGTCGGCTATGGGGGCGATCCCGAGATCCGAACCCCGAACCCCCCGCCGGACGATGGAGCAAATCGTCGAGTACAAGAACGGCCCCGACACCAGTTCGCCACTCTCCCCCTCGCACCTTCAGGGGCAACAATATACTTAGTTCACCTAAGGTTGCACCGCCTCTCCCAACTGGTGCATACTCTCCGGTTGCAAGTGGATGCACCAAAGAAGTGCTACATAGTGACCTGGAATCTTAGCTCTGACGAGACGAGGGCAAGACTCGTTGATGCTCTGAAGGCGCTAGGGCAGTATTGCCCCATTCATCGGAATGCTTGGGCAATCAAGTCGTCCAATACCGCTGCCAAGCTTCGAGACCACTTAATTCAATTCGTCGGAGCCGGGGATAGCATATTCGTCGTCCGCTCTGGGACAGAGGCGGCATGGCGTAAGAGCTACGGGGAAAAAAACGACAAGTGGCTACAGGACAACCTCTAGGGCCGCAAAACACCCCCGGAGAAAACACAGGCCCGCTGGTTAAGAGGGGTCGCGTTGAGTCCATTTATCTGTACGAGGTTAAGGACACTGAGCTTGATTCCCTTGAGTCCGGATCGACAGGTGACCTGTACCTGAACATCGCCGTATTCCTGTTTGGCCTGGGATTCTCCGCGTTTACGACCATTGCGACGGCAGACTTCCGGGACAAGCGGATGGAAACGGCCTTCGTGTGCCTCACGGTCGTGTGCATTGTGCTGACCCCCATTTTTGGGGTTCTCTGGTACCGGAGTAGGCGATCTATCAAGAGACTCTGTGCGCTTATTCGTAGACGAATTGAGGACGAGGTGATCATCACTCCCGTCGTCGTTTCTGATAGTGGGGATAGAGCGGATGACACGGAGCCTGGGCCCAATGCCTAGCCGTGCTAGGGTGTATGTAGATTGTCATTGCCGCTCCAAGGGAGGAGGGGGCGAGAGCCTTCCACCAGCTTTCGTTCGCCGAGCCAGATTACAGGAAGGTCGCCCACCTCGAAGACTTCTCCGAGAAGTTCCACGCCGAGTGCACCCTGGCCCACATGAGCAGCAAGTACATCGCGCTGGTCCAGGGCGAGCAGAGGCGCACGTGGGCAGCGGAACTGAACGTACTTCACCATTTGGAAGATCGGATTATGCCAACATACTCTCGGCGGCGCTACCGCCTGAAAGTTGGCTGGGGTCCATGGATGGAGAACTTTTTGCGAGGCGAGCGTCTCGGCCTTTGGTCGAGAGTGGAGGAAGCCGCTAAATCGGCTGATCCTGTAGCTGGCTCAACGCACCAGTTCTACCGCTACCCCGCCCGTTTCAGCCCTGTCTTTGTGCGCGAGGTAATTGACCTTTTCACGCTTCCAGGAGACTACATTCTTGATCCGTTTGTCGGCGGCGGGACCACCATCGTCGAGGCGGCCATTCGCGGGCGAAAGTCCGCTGGAGCCGACCTGAATGAACTCGCCCATTTCGTCTGCCGTGCCAAGACAACCAAGCTATCGCTAAATGACATCACGGCACTCCGCGAATGGTTCAGGGACCTTTTCGCAAGGCTGTCCATTCGGACGCAAGTGGAACGGCCTACACAC contains:
- the btuD_1 gene encoding Vitamin B12 import ATP-binding protein BtuD gives rise to the protein MAVPVLRALGLSKAYGGVQALCDLSLDLNPGEVHAVCGENGAGKSTLNRILSGVVRPDAGSLEVAGRSLPPGDVVAAETAGVAIVHQESAIFANLNAADNIALMHEPTSRYGMTLDRRTMDETARAALDELGESFPVDQRLEELSLAQRQMVGIAKAISRQCRVLILDEPTASLSSREAASLFAVIRRLQAKGVAIVYVSHRLDEVFELADQISVLRDGRLVETRPATEWTPEGVIRAMVGREVEIGQHTSKGLGDVRFEAQGLTRHGAFRDVSFAVRSGEIVGLAGLIGAGRSELARAIMAIEPADAGTCLLDGSPLPQNDPASVMRRGVAYVPEDRQHEGLHLPLPIALNAAMAGSTLRPALATVGGETDNAIEVVRRWGVKAASVSDRADSLSGGNQQKLLLGKWLATSPRFLILDEPTRGVDVAAKADIHREIRNLADTGIGILLISSELNEVLSLADRVIVMRQGSLAGEVPAAAESKEAAMELALPKEDVAALATGGRKPYRTELFVGGLLAVILAIAAIVNAAFASLDNLRDLATRLGPVWIVATAMALVIMTREIDISVGAAMGFCAAMLGVAVSPDRWGLSPPAAITLCLAVGMAIGLVNGLLVAVAKVPSIIVTLGTATLLQGLTELAMGGKWITDLPAALRSFGAGATLGIPNVVLMAVATSIAGWWALNRMPIGRRLLALGGNPDAARLAGIPSNRLKIGVFAAAGLAAGVAALFGATQLQVIESGFGRGFELTVIAAVVVGGTSIRGGRGSIGGVWLGAALLGALSTVLIFLKLGDTAVYWERAIQGAVILAAVAMDFRQRRAGAA
- the lsrD gene encoding Autoinducer 2 import system permease protein LsrD translates to MSKGWTHRDTGLAILLVGLLLYARSVEPNFVTLRTQTLLAGHIWELALICLPMLLIIVTGGIDLSVGAMVALAAVTLGLLHERGLPVAVACAAAVVAGGLMGWINGRLIGGLRVHPLIVTLATMAAFRGVAEGLSRARAISGYPDGFLRMSTKTFLGLTGPGWLFVAILILAGYVLTRSVMGRWLIALGTEERATRFSGIPVDRLKTWLYTACGAVCGLAAIILVSRNNTAKADLAVGMELEAITVVVLGGANINGGSGSIAGTVLALFLVHLTREFVSWHWKQSEIILIVMGALLLGSVAFQRLIESRNRVASAKAGGTTHA
- the lsrB gene encoding Autoinducer 2-binding protein LsrB; the protein is MLKFTTLFLLAIALIGCGDTSASTTDPSTGTKTATTVAPGKKITVCMLPKKKGVPYFTSCSEGAMEAAKELGNVELIYDGPTSGDAADAVKFIDQWMAQGVDVIAVSPNDPAVLGPAMKRARDAGIKVITWDADAAADTREFMVNQATAQDIGYALVDTMAKNLGGDTAAGEVAIVTAALTAANQNEWMKHMNERLTTKYPGLKLVATKPSNEDQKLAFSVSQDLMKAYPGLKGIFAISSVAFPGAAEAIKQAGKSGQVQVTGLATPNDMRSFVEDGVVESVVLWNTKDLGYLTVYAARALVDGDLKAGTTSLKAGRLGDKQVAGDNVLLGGIMVFDKSNIAQHNF